Part of the Yersinia hibernica genome, TCAGCTGTCGGCGTGGCCGCCTGTGTTGCAAAAGATAAAACTACCGGTGCAAGCAGCATTAATTTGGCGATATATGCTTTCATATAATAATGTCGAATATGGCAATAATCCGACAGCTCCCCAATAAGGTTAAAACTAAAGTTAAGGGCCAAAATATTCTTTTAGCCCTTATGCCGTAAATTGATATTGGTGCGGATTAGATCCCGAAAGCGAAATTCATGGTCATTGAACCATCCAGTTCAGCATCTTCCGTGATTGGACCGCCCATCGTGGTGGTGCCAGCCAACATTGGGCTCACTGTGATATCAGCCACAAACACTTTACCGGTGCTCTGGGTGTTAGCCGCAGATGACCAACCGGTGCGCAGACCAGTGGTCAGACTGGCTGTTGTTGCTGCTGCAAACGTTGATGATGCAGAAGAGAACAAGTTAGACGCTTTGCCGTCTACAGTGCCGTTCTTAATCAGTGCAGTGTAGTAACCGATTTTGCCGGTCGTGTTCACATTACCCAGGCCAAAGTTAGTGGTGGCAACAGCACTGGCAGATGCTGCGCGGTTATCGACGGGCATGAAGTTCAGATAAGTATCAGCATCACAGGTCACCGTCCAAGTTTTCGTCATTGGGGTCAGCGCAGTCGTGGCTGTGCCTGATTTCACTAAAGATGAAGACAATTTACCGAAATCATAAACACCTTCATCTGGAGAAGCGACGGTGCAGCTTGGAACAGTCAGTGTACCGATAACTTTCAATTCAGCTGTCGGAGGAGCGGCATGTGCTGCAGTCATACCCAGAACCAGAGAAGATAAAACAGTCAGACCAATCAGTTGCTTTTTCATGTGTA contains:
- a CDS encoding DUF1120 domain-containing protein is translated as MKKQLIGLTVLSSLVLGMTAAHAAPPTAELKVIGTLTVPSCTVASPDEGVYDFGKLSSSLVKSGTATTALTPMTKTWTVTCDADTYLNFMPVDNRAASASAVATTNFGLGNVNTTGKIGYYTALIKNGTVDGKASNLFSSASSTFAAATTASLTTGLRTGWSSAANTQSTGKVFVADITVSPMLAGTTTMGGPITEDAELDGSMTMNFAFGI